ACCGTTCCGTTGAAACGCCACTGGGTGTTCCCGCCACTCGTCACACATATGATTGCGATTGGTGAAGAAACGGGATCGCTCGATTTAATGCTCGATAAAGTGGCCGACTTTTATGAAAAAGAAGTAGAAAATACGGCCGAACGGTTAAAATCGTTGATTGAGCCATTGATGATTGTGCTGTTAGCTGGACTTGTCGGGATAATCGTGACTGCTATCATAGTCCCAATGTTTGAAATGTTTAATCAAATACAATATTATTGAAAATTTGACAAAAATTACCCCACTGAAAATAGATTGTACGGTATAATGACTTTAGACTCATAAATATATAGTCGAATAGGAGGAAATGAATGATGATGAGTCAATTGAAAAAACGTTTAAAAGAGCAGCGAGGATTGACCTTAGTAGAACTTTTAGCTGTTATCGTTATTTTAGGGATTATTTCCGCGATTGCCGTGCCGAGTATTGGTGGGCTTATTAACAAGACGAAAGATGATGCGAAAGTTGCCGAAGCGATTCAAATTATTAATGCGGCAAAGTTGTATGTTGCTTCCGAAGATCCTGGGGATAAAACATTAAAATACTCTGATTTACAAAATTACTTAGAAAATGTACATGATGATGGTTTTGAAGTGGTAGTAGATCAAGACGAAACCACTGGGAAATATAGCTACACAATAAAGAATCATAATGCTGTAACTATAGTTAATGGCAGTAGTGCTAAGGAAGCAACTGAAGAGGATCTTCACAATTATTAATCGTTAGAAAAGCAATGAAAATTATATTATTTCTTTACGGCCTCATATTTGGTTCGTTTTTTAACGTCGTTGGGTTACGGGTACCGATGAAGCAGTCGATCGTTCGACCTAGGTCGGCGTGCCCGCATTGTCAGCACGTGTTGACGCCGATGGAGCTGATACCTGTTTTGTCATATGTCATTCAAGGGGGAAAATGTCGTTTTTGTCGCGAACGGATTTCCCCCCTTTATCCATTCATTGAAATGCTAACAGGTTGTTTGTTCGTTTTTGCGTATCTCTATCATGGAATTTCGTTTCAGTTGTTGATTAGTTTATCAATAATCTCGCTACTGATTATTATTACGGTGTCTGATATTCGTTATATGATGATTCCTGACCGAATACTCCTCTTTTTTTTGGGATTGTTTCTTCTTGAGAGAATTTTAATCCCGTTACATCCTTGGTGGGATAGTCTTTTTGGTGCAGTCGTTGGCTTCGGCTTACTTTTATTCATCAGCATCGTGAGCAAAGGTGGAATGGGTGGCGGTGATATTAAGCTATTTGGGGTGTTAGGCCTTCTTTTAGGAACAAAACTCATTTTGCTAACCTTCTTTTTAGCCACCCTCGTCGGAACAGTTGGTGGAGTGATAGGACTGGCCGTCGGAAAAGTGAAGAAGAAACAACCGATGCCGTTTGGTCCATTTATCGGGATAGGTGCCCTTATTAGCTATTTTTATGGACAGGACATTTTACAATGGTATTTTTCATTCTATTAATTTTTTGTTAGAAGGGGCAAAGAAGTATGAAGCTACCGTGGTTTTCTCAAGGTAGGAAAGTGATCAATATCGTGTTTACTGATTATGCACTTAGGGTGGTCGAAGCAAAAACGACTCCCCCATTTGCGGTTACTCGGTGGACGGAACGAGAGCTTCCGCCAGAAACGATTAAAGGGGGCATCATTTATGATTCGCAAACACTATTATTTATATTAGAAGAAATAGTGGCCGATTGGGGTCTTAAACATCGTCCTGTCCAATTTTTAGTACCCGATCAATACGCCATCGTCCGTCGACTTTCGATTCCGAAAGATGTAAAAGAAGATGAATTACATAGCTATATTTTTTTAGAGATCGGCACCAGTATTCATTTGCCATTTGAAAATCCAGCTTTCGATGTTATTCCATTAGGGGAAAAAGAGAAAAAACAAGAAGCATTGCTTTTTGCTTCTCGTGAAGATATTGTGGCTTCGTATGCCAATCTCTTGGAGGAAGCCAAATTGAAGCCACTTACCGCTGATATGTCCATTTTAGCCCTTTACCGCTTGTTTTTATATTCAAAGGTAATCGATGGAAACGGACATTATATGATGTTACAGCTTGATCGTCATTTGTTAACCGTTTCCATTTTTCACGGTTATCAACCGGTGTTTATGCGACCCATTCCGGTTGAATGGAATCAGGTGGAAGAAAAAGAGGTTAATCATTGGAGTTTGCCTCTGGAAGATTTATATAATGAAATTGAGCGGGTCATCAACTTTTACCGTTATTCCCTCTTTCATGGGGATGTGGATATTACGTGCTTTTTACTAAGCGGCGACTACCCTGTATTAGATGTATTTGGAGAAGCGTTAAAAGAACGCTGGGGAAAAGAAGTGTTTAAAGTTCCTGAACAACATTTCATGGACCGCGACAACGAGCCGATACCTTCATCTATGGAACTTGCGATTGGGTTAGCATTAAAAGAGGTGCTAAAATGATTATTGATATTAATCTACTACCGAGAAAAGAAGATAGGCATCGTGCACCTAAATATATATTAATTATTATCATCGCCCTTACGCTTATTACAGGAGGAATATATTGGTTTCAACTTCATATTGTTTTTCAAAAAATAGAGACGTTGGAGCAAATGGTTAATCAAACGAGACAAATTCGTGAAACAGAGGAACAAAAATCATTATCATATACCTCCAATAAAGCGTATCAACAATTAGAACAGGCGGTTACTTGGGCCTCTCAATATCCTATCCAAGCGGTTCCAATCATGAAAGAACTTATTTCTATTTTGCCTGAGCGCGGTTTTTTCCGTCATTTTAAATGGATGGAACAGCAAACGATTGAATTGTCCATTCAGTTCGATTCCCAGCGGGATGCAGCCTATTACTTTACTTCATTAACAAAAATAGAATGGATTAGTGACGTCCAGCTTCGATCCATCGAAACAGAACCAGTCGTAGCGGATGATGCTGAAAATAACGAGAATGAAGACGTATTACCACGCTATATCGCCCTATATGAAATCAAATTAAATAAACAACTGGTTAAAGAGCACTTTGAGCAGGAAGGAGGATCGTCATAGATGAAGTCATTTACTCGTAAAGAATGGACCATTCTCCTTCTGGTGACTTTATGCTGTTTTTTGGCACTTATCGCAATTCATCTGTTGATTTATCAACCAAACGTTCATACGCTTAAAAAAATCGAAAACGAATTACAAACGGAACAACAACTGTTAGCTGTGATTAGTAAAAAAACCGAGAACATGGAACAACAAACGATAATGAGTTCGATTGGATTACAACAACAATTGCCGGTAAAGCCATTAACCGATCAGTTGTTGCTGGACATAGAAATGGCCGAAATGCTATCGGGAGTTTCAATTGAACAAATTTCACAAATGGAAGCACAAGAACAAATAGATCCATCGCTTAACATGGCCAAGCAGGGGGAAGCGACAAGTTCTGAACAATCGATTGACAATGGATTCGTTCCAACCGGTATCGAACGAATGAGTTATCAACTTCGCGTCAAGGCAGACGATTATTTTGAAATGGAATCGTTTTTATCCAAAATAGAAGAATTACAACGCATTACCGAAATTAAGGAGCTCGTATTTGAAGGTCCGAAAGAAGTGACATCGATTATGGAAACACAGGAAGATTTCATATTTGAAGTCGTCGTGACAACGTATTACTACCCAACCTTAACAGAATTACTCGATGAAGTACCAAGACTTCAAGTCCCTGCTTCAACTAACAAACAAGATCCGTTTCCATTCTTTTCGGACGGTGATTCATAATGGTTAAACTATCTCGAGACAATCGTGGTGTGACATTAGTAGAGTTATTGGTTGTTGTCGTTATTTTAAGTATTATTGCTACCGTGTCCGTAATAGCGATTGGGAACATCATCCAAACCCAACGTGACAAAGCCTTTGTAGGAAATGCCTATATGTTAGTAGAAGCTGCTCGCCTTTATCTAACAGAACAACAAATTCAAGGACAATCCGTTGGTAGAATACCTTATCAATTATTAGTAGAAAGAGATTGGATGGAAGAATTAATAGATCCATATACATCTACAAAACTTAACCATCAAGAAAATCATTCCTATGTTTCAGTCAAAGATGGAACGGTTGAAGGTGTCTGTTTAAAAGGACACACTAAAAATTTATGCTTTTTTGACGGTAGCGTTCAACCGATTCCATTGAAAGCTTTATCGGTTGAATTAATCCGCGAAAATTGACGATAACTTTCTAGACAAGACGACAAAAGTCTTGTTCTTTTTTTTATTCCATATGGTAGCATGGAACAAAAAGGCAGGAGGTGTCTCCGCTTGGACAAGCCGGAAGATAAAAAACATCGAATTACGGTAAAAATAAACGGGAAAGAACGCCATTTTCAAGAAGGTGTCATTGTTCACCGCTGGGACGAAGGAATGGAAGAGCAAGCTAGCACGGACGAAGCTGTGCTTGTAGACGAAAATGAAGAAAAGCCAGTAGTGAGTTCATCATATAAAAGCTTATGGAACCGTAAAAAAGGTTTTGGACCATTTCGTGGAAGAGATATTTTGAAATGGTGGACAACCATTGTATCAGCCTTAGTAACAGGGGGAGTATTTGGGCTCATCATGTTAAATTTTTTTTCGAGCGACGAACCCGTATCTCAAAAGGTAACAAAAACTACCCCCACAGTAAATAAAGAAAATCAAACGTACCAACTACCTACCGTTTCCGTTAGTGTTATTCAATTAGGAGCCTTTCAGCAAGAAGAGGCGGCCCTGCAATTCGAACAATCATTGAAACAAAACGGCTTACCGACAAAAATTGTTCACGATGGGAACCAGTATTTTATTTTTGCTGGCATGACGAAGGAGTTGACTACGGCTAAACAATTAGCAGCCACATTAAAAGAAAAAGGGATTGACGCTTATGCAAAAAAATGGACGTTAACGGGAAAAACAATAGAGCTTACACCTTCGGAAGAAAACGCCCTCCTTATGTTGAATGAATCGTTCCAGGTCCTTTTGCAACAAATGGATCAATACGTGTCAAGTAGTTCCCTCGATCATACGGCATTGGAGAAGGAATATATTAACATTCAATCGTTGAAAGAAAAGGAGTTTTCTCCTCAATTAAAGGAGTATGTTAGAATCATAGATCAAACCTTTCAACAATTGCTCTCATTAGGAGAAGGGAAAAATGATATACAATGGTGGAAGACACAAGCGACGCTCTTATCGATGTTTTCTATCTATTAATCGATATATATTTTCCGGGAAATCAAAATTCGACAAATCCCGGGCTTTTTATTGTCCGGAAAAAAAGAATTTGGTACGATTATACTGTATCTCCCTCGATAACAGAAAGGAAGTGTAGGTTTTATGCCAAACCTCATCTTAGCCTCAAGTTCCCCGAGAAGAAAGGAACTCCTACAACAAATTCGCTTACCTTTTCACATTCACCCTAGTACTGTTAGTGAAGAAGTAAAAGCTGACCTTCCGCCAAAAGAGTTAGTCGCTGAATTGGCCATACGTAAAGCGAAAGACGTTGCTAATAAATATCCTCACGACGTCGTCTTAGGTGCTGATACCGTTGTCGTATTAAATGGAAAGATATTAGGGAAACCTGTCGATCGTGAAAATGCTCGAAACATGTTGCAAGCGTTATCAGGAAACACACATGAAGTATTAACTGGGGTAGCTATCGTATATAACGAAACGGTTCATCATTTTGTCGAAAAGACGGAGGTAACTTTTTGGGAGCTGTCTGCTGAAGAAATCGAACAATATTTGAATAGTGGTGAACCGTTTGATAAAGCGGGAGCGTACGGTATTCAAGGTCTTGGTGCAACATTTGTAAAACGAATTGACGGAGATTATTTTTCAGTAGTCGGTTTACCAATCTCAAAGGTACATCGTGTGTTAAAGCGTTTGTCAGTAGAGTTTTCGTAAGCTCCTAAAAAGTTCCTCCTAAAAAAGGAGGATAAATATTGATTAATAGCATGATGCTACGTGATGTGCCACAAAATGACCGTCCGAGGGAGAGGTTTATTCAAAACGGACCGCAAAGTGTTTCCAATCAAGAATTATTAGCGATATTGCTTGGGACAGGAACGAAAGAAGAATCTGTTTTACAATTGGCTAATCGTCTTCTTGTTTATTTTGAAGGTTTACGTATGTTAAAAGATACTTCGTTAGAAGAGTTGATGGCGGTCAAAGGAATTGGAAAGGCTAAAGCGGTTCAATTGTTAGCCTCCGTTGAGTTGGGCAGGCGCATCCATAACTTGACGTTTGAAGACAGGTACGTCATTCGGTCCCCTGAAGACGGGGCTAAATATGTCATGGAAGAGCTACGCTTTTTATCCCAAGAACATTTCGTCTGTTTATATTTAAATACGAAAAATCAAGTAATGCATAAACAGACCGTCTTTATCGGGAGTTTAAATGCATCGATTGTTCATCCCCGCGAAGTTTTTAAAGAAGCCCTTCGCCGATCTGCTGCTTCTCTAATTTGTGTACACAACCATCCTTCGGGTGATCCAACGCCAAGTCGTGAAGATATTGAAGTGACGAGACGATTAGTGGAATGCGGACAGATGTTAGGAATTGAAGTACTCGATCACTTAATCATTGGCGAAAAGAAATATGTTAGCTTAAAAGAAAAAGGATATTTATAACAGATAGGTTTCCACTCTATGAAATTCATTGACGTTCGGCTATAATATTGGTTATGATTTTTTCGTCAAAGAATTATTTTGCTACTAATTTTCTTACTTTAAACGTAGGTTTGGTATAAAGACTATATTAAGGATTCTGTATCAGAAAGGGAGATACACGCATGTTTGGATTTGGAACAAAAGACCTTGGAATAGATTTAGGAACGGCGAATACGCTCGTTTACGTGAAAGGAAAAGGAATTGTATTACGCGAGCCATCGGTTGTAGCACTACAAAAAGATACGAAACAAATTGTGGCTGTAGGAAATGACGCGAAAAATATGATTGGTCGGACACCAGGAAATGTCGTCGCCACTCGACCAATGAAGGATGGGGTCATTGCTGACTATGATACAACGGCAACCATGATGAAGTATTTCATTAATCAAGCAATGAAAAATCAAGGACTATTCTCTCGAAAACCGTATGTGATGGTGTGTGTTCCATCAGGGATAACAGCTGTCGAAAAACGAGCTGTTATTGATGCTACTCGTTCCGCTGGTGCACGAGACGCGTATACGATTGAAGAACCATTTGCAGCAGCGATCGGTGCAAATCTTCCTGTTTGGGAACCAACCGGAAGCATGGTTGTGGATATTGGTGGAGGAACAACAGAAGTCGCAATTATATCGCTAGGTGGTATCGTGACGAGCCAATCGATTCGCGTAGCTGGTGATGAAATGGACGACGCGATTATTCAATATATTCGCAAGACATACAATTTAATGATTGGTGATCGAACAGCCGAGCAAATTAAAGTGGAAATTGGTTCAGCAGCAAACCCAGAAGGAATTGGACCAATGGAAATTCGAGGACGCGACCTGCTCACAGGACTTCCAAAAACGATTGAAATAACCGCTGAAGAGATTGCCGCTGCACTTCATGATACCGTTTATGCAATTGTTGAAGCCGTAAAAGGTACGCTTGAAAAAACTCCTCCAGAGCTCGCAGCTGATATTATGGATCGTGGAATTGTTTTAACCGGTGGAGGAGCGCTGTTAAGAAACTTAGACAAAGTGATTAGCGAAGAAACGAAAATGCCTGTATTAATTGCCGAAGACCCGCTAGATTGCGTTGCTATAGGAACAGGAAAAGCATTAGATAATATTCATATGTTTAAAAATAAAGCAAAAGAATCTCGTTAAGATAACAAACTGGGGTGTACATCATGCCACTATTTTTTCGAAATAAACGTCTGATTGTATTGTTAGTAAGTATCATTGTGCTTGTGGCATTGATTGGGTTTTCCCTTAGGGAACGCGGAAGCCTAACATGGCCGGAAAAGTTCGCCAACGACATGATTGGAATAGGCCAAGTAGTAATTGCTAAGCCCGCTCATTATATTGCGGGCTTCTTTGAAACTTTAGAAGAAATCAAAAATACATATGAAGAAAACGAGAAGTTAAAAATTCGGTTAGAAGAATTGGCGAAATTAGAAACACTTGTCAGTGAATTAACAAAAGAGAATGAAGAATTACGGGAAATTATAGGGATGAAGGAAAGCCTTCGAGATTATGAAGTGATTCACGGAACAGTAATTGCCAGTAATCCAGACCAATGGAATAAATATATAAAAATTAATAAAGGAGAAGTAGACGGCGTTAAAAAAGATATGGCGGTCATCACTTCGAAAGGATTAATTGGGAAAGTAAGAAGCACCAACAAGTTTACTTCCACCATTGAATTATTGAGTATGAACAATTCGAAAAGCCGTATTTCTGCTCTTATTCAAGGAAAAGAAAATGTTTACGGATTAATTGAAGGGTATGATGAAGAGTCAGAGATGTTGCTCATGAAACGAATACCATTTGATGTCGAAATTAAAGAAGGACAAAAGGTAGTGACATCTGGACTCGGTGGCGTGTTTCCAAGATTGCTTCCAATTGGGGAAGTAGCAAAAGTTGAACCAGATCAATACGGGTTAAACCAAACGGCGTACGTCAAACCAGCAGCAGACCTAAACGATATCGTCTATGTAATGGTCGTCAAACGAAGTATAACCGAAGTACAATTAGAGGATGAAAGTGAGGATCAAGCTGAATGAGACGCTTTATCCTTACACTCATCGTCGCTTTGTCTTTTGTTTTTGAAAGTATTTTTGTGATGCATTTTCCACCAACTATATTCGGAAAAGAATGGATCATCATACCCCATTTCACCTTAGTTATCTTAATGACTATCGTCATATATGATCATCGTCGCAGTGCGCTTCTTTTATCATTTGTATTCGGCTTATTCTACGATATGTATTACACGGAAATCATTGGTGTTTACTTAGCTTTGTTCCCTTTTATAGTTTATGGGACATCGAAGTTGATGATTGTGCTTCAGTCAAACGTGCTGGTTGTAACGTTACTTATATTATTTGGTAACGTTTTCCTAGAATTTATTGTCTACCAATTCCATCTGCTTATCCAGACGACAACCATTTCTTTTGACCAATTTGTCCAACTTCGATTGTGGCCAACACTATTCGTAAACACCGTTTTCTTTTTACTTGTCGTGTTCCCATTAAGGAAACAGCTGCTTCGCTGGAAAAATGAACGTTCAGAAGAATAACGATTTTCACTCACGAAAAAATGATAAAAAAGAGGAAAATGGTGGTTCATTGTCGAATTATTGTTTAACTGAGGTGAAATGACACGCCATGAAGAAAAAGCAAAATGTACTTATAAAAGGAACAAAAGATGGTTTAACTTTATTTTTAAATGATCAGTGTTCCTATGAAGAATTGAAAAAAGAATTAGACGAAAAATTAACAGCCCAATATATCAATCAAGACGACTATCCATTAATTACCGTGCGAATTGATGTTGGCAATCGGTTTTTAACCGATGAACAAATAGAAGAAATCAAGCAGTTAGTTCGACATAAAAAAAATTTAGTGGTTGATGATATTGTTTCCAATGTGATGACAAAACAAGAAGTTCAGAGAATACTAGACGAGCAAGAAATTACTTCTGTAGTCGGGATTGTTCGTTCTGGACAAGTTTTAGAAGTCCCAGGTGATTTGTTGCTAATTGGCGACGTCAACCCAGGCGGTACGGTAGTGGCCGGTGGAAATATTTATATTTTGGGAGCATTAAAAGGCATTGCTCACGCCGGATGCTCTGGTAACGATGAGGCGGTCATTGCAGCTTCTGTCATGAAGCCATCCCAGCTCCGCATTAATCATTGCTTAAACCGAGCACCAGACCAATACGACGAAAATGAATCACATGAAATGGAATGTGCATATATAGACGATTCTTATCAAATTGTCATTGATCGTATAAAAGTGTTAAAGCAGCTTCGACCGAATATTACAAAGCTTAAAGGAGGATTTTGAACGTGGGTGAGGCAATCGTCATTACTTCCGGAAAGGGTGGCGTAGGGAAAACGACAACATCTGCAAATGTTGGAACGGCCCTCGCCCTACAAGGGAAAAAAGTTTGTTTAGTCGATACTGATATTGGACTAAGAAACTTAGACGTTGTTATGGGGCTGGAAAACCGAATTATTTATGACCTCGTTGACGTCGTCAATGGACGTTGTAAAATGCACCAAGCACTAGTGAAAGATAAACGGTTTGATGACCAATTATACCTTTTACCAGCCGCTCAAACAAGTGACAAATCAGCTATTCAGCCGGAGCAAATGAAAGAACTAGTTGAGCAGCTCAAGCACGATTTTGATTATGTAATTATTGATTGTCCGGCCGGAATTGAACAAGGCTACAAAAACGCGGTCGCTGGCGCGGATAAAGCTATCGTTGTAACAACGCCTGAAATTTCCGCTGTTCGCGATGCAGATCGCATTATCGGTTTATTGGAGCAAGAAGACATTGAACCACCAAAATTGATCATTAACCGAATTCGCAGTCAAATGATGAAAAACGGTGATATGCTCGATATTGATGAGATAACGACCCATTTGTCGATCGAATTAATTGGTATTGTTGTCGATGATGAGGAAGTAATTAAATCTTCTAATCAAGGAGAACCAGTCGTATTAAATCCAAATAACAAGGCATCAATTGCCTATCGAAACATTGCCCGCCGTATCCTCGGTGAATCGATTCCGTTACAGCCACTAGAAGATGAAAAAGGTGGTATGTTTTCGAAAATTAAAAAACTGTTTGGCGTAAGATAAATGATTTGTAGACTTGAAGTGTTTTTCACTTTGAGTCTCTTTTTTTATGGCTTTGTTAAATGATACTATTGATATTTATCCATTTCGCTTGTGGCGGACGCTTTCCGCGGGCAAGCCGCAAGATGCTTCCCTCGCTACGCTCAAGTATGGGTCTTGCCTGGTTTCTTGTCCCCGCTGGAGTCGCCGCCGTGTGAACAACTTACTAAAAATCAACAATAAAATATAACCCAGCCTTTTTCATAAATCACGATAAAGTTACTTTATATTTGTTTGTTTAAACAAAATAAATACTTGTTCAATGCTTGTAATTAATGGATTTTTTGGTCATTCATGCAAAATTGAGGAGCTGTTTACGAAAAATCTAAACTATTTGTAATAAAGTTACCAATGAAGTTCGGATGAACATTCATCATCTCCCTTGTCATATCTTTTTCGGACAAGACATACATTGGTACAAATTGATAAAGGAGCATGATGTGCGTATGGGGAATCGGCGAGATGAAATCCGAAAAAGAATTGAAAAAAGAAGGAAAAGTCGTCAACCTCCAACCTATTGGTCTGCGATGGATGAAGAGCGATTCGGAATGGATTCATATCCATCATTTGAAGTATCAGGAGATGATGATCATCCGTTGTTTAACAAAGAAGTGCTGATGTTTAAAATTCTCTGCTCTGCCTTGCTCACTTTAGCTGTAGCCATTATTTTTAAAAACACCTCCCCGTCCTTAGAAAATACAAGAGCACTCATTCAAGAAGCAATGAGTCAAGAATTTCAATTTGCGTCAATTGCCAACTGGTACGAAAATACGTTTGATCAACCGCTAGCCTTGTTCCCAACGAAGTCAGGAAATAAAAGTAACTTTACAGCAACACCTGATTATGCGGTTCCAGCTTCGGGAAAAGTGAAAGAAAGCTTTGATGAAACCGGACAAGGCGTGATGATCGAAACAGAGGCTGGGGCGGATATTGAAGCGATTAACGATGGACTTGTTGTTTTTGCTGGGAAAAAAGAAGGATTGGGTAACACGGTGATTATTCAGCATGTGGACCGTACGGAGTCGTGGTATGGACATTTACAAACAATTGATGTCACCCTTTATCAACCGGTTAGTAGCGGAGAAAAAATAGGAACGGCCCAAGTGACGAACGAGCAGGCCGGACAATTTTATTTTGCGATTAAAAAAGATAATCATTTCATTGATCCAATACAGGTGATCTCCTTTGAATAAATGGGTCTCTATCGGAAAAAAACTATCGATTCATCCTTTATTTTGGCTTGTCATGTGTTTGGCAATTGTTACTGGACATTTTATTTCATTGCTTATTTTATTTATCATTGTGTTTGTTCATGAACTCGGACACGCCTTTGCCGCACTCTTTTTTTCTTGGAGAATAAAAAAAATCTCGTTATTACCTTTTGGTGGAGTAGCTGAAGTAGATGAACATGGCAATCGCAGCGAGCTAGAAGAATTCATTCTCATTATTGCTGGTCCGCTGCAGCACGTTTGGATGCTTGCTGCTGGTTTTATATTGTTTCGGTTAGGTTGGATGTCACCATACCTGTACAGTGAATGGATGACGTTTAACTATATGGTTCTATTTTTTAACTTACTTCCGATTTGGCCGCTTGATGGGGGAAAATTACTGTTATTAGGCCTATCAAGATTTTTATCGTTCCAGCAAGCGTATCAAGCCATTTTAGCATGGTCACTAGTCAGTTTGCTTATATTTCATAGTTGTATGCTTTGGCTATCCCCATATCATTTAAACTTATGGA
The window above is part of the Bacillus sp. (in: firmicutes) genome. Proteins encoded here:
- the radC gene encoding DNA repair protein RadC, which codes for MLRDVPQNDRPRERFIQNGPQSVSNQELLAILLGTGTKEESVLQLANRLLVYFEGLRMLKDTSLEELMAVKGIGKAKAVQLLASVELGRRIHNLTFEDRYVIRSPEDGAKYVMEELRFLSQEHFVCLYLNTKNQVMHKQTVFIGSLNASIVHPREVFKEALRRSAASLICVHNHPSGDPTPSREDIEVTRRLVECGQMLGIEVLDHLIIGEKKYVSLKEKGYL
- a CDS encoding prepilin peptidase, coding for MKIILFLYGLIFGSFFNVVGLRVPMKQSIVRPRSACPHCQHVLTPMELIPVLSYVIQGGKCRFCRERISPLYPFIEMLTGCLFVFAYLYHGISFQLLISLSIISLLIIITVSDIRYMMIPDRILLFFLGLFLLERILIPLHPWWDSLFGAVVGFGLLLFISIVSKGGMGGGDIKLFGVLGLLLGTKLILLTFFLATLVGTVGGVIGLAVGKVKKKQPMPFGPFIGIGALISYFYGQDILQWYFSFY
- the mreC gene encoding rod shape-determining protein MreC; amino-acid sequence: MPLFFRNKRLIVLLVSIIVLVALIGFSLRERGSLTWPEKFANDMIGIGQVVIAKPAHYIAGFFETLEEIKNTYEENEKLKIRLEELAKLETLVSELTKENEELREIIGMKESLRDYEVIHGTVIASNPDQWNKYIKINKGEVDGVKKDMAVITSKGLIGKVRSTNKFTSTIELLSMNNSKSRISALIQGKENVYGLIEGYDEESEMLLMKRIPFDVEIKEGQKVVTSGLGGVFPRLLPIGEVAKVEPDQYGLNQTAYVKPAADLNDIVYVMVVKRSITEVQLEDESEDQAE
- the pilM gene encoding pilus assembly protein PilM; this encodes MKLPWFSQGRKVINIVFTDYALRVVEAKTTPPFAVTRWTERELPPETIKGGIIYDSQTLLFILEEIVADWGLKHRPVQFLVPDQYAIVRRLSIPKDVKEDELHSYIFLEIGTSIHLPFENPAFDVIPLGEKEKKQEALLFASREDIVASYANLLEEAKLKPLTADMSILALYRLFLYSKVIDGNGHYMMLQLDRHLLTVSIFHGYQPVFMRPIPVEWNQVEEKEVNHWSLPLEDLYNEIERVINFYRYSLFHGDVDITCFLLSGDYPVLDVFGEALKERWGKEVFKVPEQHFMDRDNEPIPSSMELAIGLALKEVLK
- the maf gene encoding septum formation inhibitor Maf; protein product: MPNLILASSSPRRKELLQQIRLPFHIHPSTVSEEVKADLPPKELVAELAIRKAKDVANKYPHDVVLGADTVVVLNGKILGKPVDRENARNMLQALSGNTHEVLTGVAIVYNETVHHFVEKTEVTFWELSAEEIEQYLNSGEPFDKAGAYGIQGLGATFVKRIDGDYFSVVGLPISKVHRVLKRLSVEFS
- a CDS encoding prepilin-type N-terminal cleavage/methylation domain-containing protein produces the protein MVKLSRDNRGVTLVELLVVVVILSIIATVSVIAIGNIIQTQRDKAFVGNAYMLVEAARLYLTEQQIQGQSVGRIPYQLLVERDWMEELIDPYTSTKLNHQENHSYVSVKDGTVEGVCLKGHTKNLCFFDGSVQPIPLKALSVELIREN
- a CDS encoding rod shape-determining protein, translated to MFGFGTKDLGIDLGTANTLVYVKGKGIVLREPSVVALQKDTKQIVAVGNDAKNMIGRTPGNVVATRPMKDGVIADYDTTATMMKYFINQAMKNQGLFSRKPYVMVCVPSGITAVEKRAVIDATRSAGARDAYTIEEPFAAAIGANLPVWEPTGSMVVDIGGGTTEVAIISLGGIVTSQSIRVAGDEMDDAIIQYIRKTYNLMIGDRTAEQIKVEIGSAANPEGIGPMEIRGRDLLTGLPKTIEITAEEIAAALHDTVYAIVEAVKGTLEKTPPELAADIMDRGIVLTGGGALLRNLDKVISEETKMPVLIAEDPLDCVAIGTGKALDNIHMFKNKAKESR
- a CDS encoding SPOR domain-containing protein, which encodes MDKPEDKKHRITVKINGKERHFQEGVIVHRWDEGMEEQASTDEAVLVDENEEKPVVSSSYKSLWNRKKGFGPFRGRDILKWWTTIVSALVTGGVFGLIMLNFFSSDEPVSQKVTKTTPTVNKENQTYQLPTVSVSVIQLGAFQQEEAALQFEQSLKQNGLPTKIVHDGNQYFIFAGMTKELTTAKQLAATLKEKGIDAYAKKWTLTGKTIELTPSEENALLMLNESFQVLLQQMDQYVSSSSLDHTALEKEYINIQSLKEKEFSPQLKEYVRIIDQTFQQLLSLGEGKNDIQWWKTQATLLSMFSIY
- the mreD gene encoding rod shape-determining protein MreD; translated protein: MRRFILTLIVALSFVFESIFVMHFPPTIFGKEWIIIPHFTLVILMTIVIYDHRRSALLLSFVFGLFYDMYYTEIIGVYLALFPFIVYGTSKLMIVLQSNVLVVTLLILFGNVFLEFIVYQFHLLIQTTTISFDQFVQLRLWPTLFVNTVFFLLVVFPLRKQLLRWKNERSEE
- the minC gene encoding septum site-determining protein MinC translates to MKKKQNVLIKGTKDGLTLFLNDQCSYEELKKELDEKLTAQYINQDDYPLITVRIDVGNRFLTDEQIEEIKQLVRHKKNLVVDDIVSNVMTKQEVQRILDEQEITSVVGIVRSGQVLEVPGDLLLIGDVNPGGTVVAGGNIYILGALKGIAHAGCSGNDEAVIAASVMKPSQLRINHCLNRAPDQYDENESHEMECAYIDDSYQIVIDRIKVLKQLRPNITKLKGGF
- a CDS encoding prepilin-type N-terminal cleavage/methylation domain-containing protein: MMSQLKKRLKEQRGLTLVELLAVIVILGIISAIAVPSIGGLINKTKDDAKVAEAIQIINAAKLYVASEDPGDKTLKYSDLQNYLENVHDDGFEVVVDQDETTGKYSYTIKNHNAVTIVNGSSAKEATEEDLHNY